A region from the Peromyscus maniculatus bairdii isolate BWxNUB_F1_BW_parent chromosome 5, HU_Pman_BW_mat_3.1, whole genome shotgun sequence genome encodes:
- the LOC143273292 gene encoding uncharacterized protein LOC143273292 isoform X1, which produces MDAESPRPECYNPPDSAGGTGGSCSGPQTAEDEFLLPPQLPVAYEEGGTKQRSSGPAALRSNGVQTSCLPQPRNPAAWFMDGNSFLQERERRTGAAVTTESEIVWTSPLPPGTSAQKAELIALTQALRMAEARRTRN; this is translated from the exons atggacgccgagtcaccccgccccgagtgttacaacccccccgacagcgccggagggaccggcggctcctgcagcggcccccaaacagcggaggatgagttcctgcttcctccccaattgccggtcgcctacgaggaaggcgggacaaagcagcgaag ctctggtccagcagccctcagatcgaatggtgtgcagaccagttgtctccctcaaccccgcaaccctgctgcctggttcatggatgggaacagcttcctccaagaaagagaacggaggactggagcagccgtcaccaccgaatcggagatagtttggacctcaccactgccacctggaacatcggcccaaaaggcagagctgatcgcgctgacccaggccctccggatggcggaagcccggaggaccaggaactaa
- the LOC143273292 gene encoding uncharacterized protein LOC143273292 isoform X2 translates to MDAESPRPECYNPPDSAGGTGGSCSGPQTAEDEFLLPPQLPVAYEEGGTKQRSPPTDAKDGAKTPACREQLNRPVVPHPFKIGDSV, encoded by the exons atggacgccgagtcaccccgccccgagtgttacaacccccccgacagcgccggagggaccggcggctcctgcagcggcccccaaacagcggaggatgagttcctgcttcctccccaattgccggtcgcctacgaggaaggcgggacaaagcagcgaag ccctccaactgatgcaaaagacggtgcaaaaacccctgcctgccgggagcaactgaaccgcccggtggtgcctcacccattcaagattggggactctgtctag